A genomic region of Ignavibacteriota bacterium contains the following coding sequences:
- a CDS encoding FAD:protein FMN transferase, translating into MIKLSNINSNNLHHFAHEAMATIFEVLIQSENKNYAEQAAQNVFAEIDNLEDKFSRFRSNTDIAKINNSKIEEEIILSFETFECIWIAKNIYEMTNGLFDITTGNIIDKWKNKSEASQSSNGIYSDFGNDKFILNENDYTIRILNDKVSFDLGGIGKGYAVDLAAKLLLEWDLENALIHGGGSSVKTIGKLDDKNGWPVTISNPINYEQIIARLNLSNLSLSGSGKQKHNHIINPKTLLPNYNRTAAWVLTESAAISDAVSTAFMLMDKNEILEFCKINDYINAMIILNDNAELKKHDLIISDNFGGAEFFV; encoded by the coding sequence ATGATAAAATTATCAAATATAAATTCCAATAATTTGCATCATTTTGCGCATGAGGCAATGGCTACAATATTTGAAGTATTGATTCAATCAGAAAATAAAAATTATGCTGAGCAAGCTGCTCAAAATGTATTTGCCGAAATTGACAATTTGGAAGATAAATTCAGCAGATTCAGAAGCAATACGGACATTGCTAAAATTAACAACTCAAAAATCGAAGAAGAAATAATTTTGAGTTTTGAAACGTTTGAGTGTATTTGGATAGCAAAAAATATTTATGAAATGACAAACGGTTTATTTGATATTACTACCGGAAACATTATTGATAAATGGAAAAACAAGTCCGAAGCTTCACAAAGTTCTAATGGAATTTATTCTGATTTTGGGAATGATAAATTCATTTTAAATGAAAATGATTATACGATAAGAATCTTAAATGATAAGGTAAGTTTTGATTTAGGCGGAATAGGAAAAGGCTATGCTGTGGATCTCGCGGCAAAACTTTTATTGGAATGGGATTTAGAAAACGCTTTAATTCACGGCGGCGGAAGCAGCGTTAAGACAATAGGAAAATTAGACGATAAAAATGGTTGGCCGGTTACTATTAGTAATCCAATAAATTATGAACAAATAATCGCGCGATTGAATTTAAGTAATTTATCTTTAAGCGGCTCCGGAAAGCAAAAGCATAATCATATTATTAATCCGAAAACACTTTTACCGAATTATAACAGAACTGCGGCTTGGGTTTTAACAGAATCGGCGGCAATTTCCGACGCGGTTTCAACGGCATTTATGTTAATGGATAAAAACGAAATTCTCGAATTCTGTAAAATTAATGATTATATAAATGCAATGATAATCTTGAACGACAATGCGGAATTGAAAAAGCATGACCTGATAATTTCAGATAATTTCGGCGGCGCTGAATTTTTTGTATAG
- a CDS encoding TIGR03663 family protein has translation MRFTESKKIFAKINDGYFFVIVIFFALSLRLFDLNNRPFHTDEAVHAIKFADLLENGKYIYDPIEYHGPTLNYFSLITAKLSGENTLSELNEITLRIVPAVISLILILMTYFIFDNYNKNLKFIITILISISPIFVFYGRYYIQETLLVTFAYSSLLTFYKYLTTRKLTWIVLTSVFSALVFCTKETSIIIYFSAISATILIYLFDKEIRKRIFFVKNHALIFSIIFFGISIIFYSSFFSNPSGILDSLKTFTNYFNKAGSSNEHIQPWYYYFEFLLFTNNDLIFYTEIPIFILAIFGFGFLFLSKKNYLLKLIALFCIIQAIVYALIPYKTPWLALNFWIGFLFIASFGMESLLRKFEKTFIKNFLLTLFVLIFLHSFYQSLIINFAKPYQPENPFTYSQPTPDIISASEKINKIAEFDSMKNEIFINVIAKDNDYWPLPWYLRKIKNIAWNNEVKNNVYVYNIIITSPEFENEITEKLYSLPKPGQVNLYVPLFDDYVAIRPNVEIVGYIQNSLYDKYLHSSMKNSAE, from the coding sequence TTGCGGTTTACGGAAAGTAAAAAAATATTTGCTAAAATTAATGACGGTTACTTTTTTGTAATCGTCATTTTTTTTGCCCTGTCATTAAGATTATTTGATCTAAATAATCGTCCGTTTCATACAGATGAAGCGGTTCACGCAATAAAATTTGCCGACCTATTAGAAAACGGGAAATACATTTATGATCCCATTGAATATCACGGACCAACGTTAAATTATTTTTCTTTAATTACCGCAAAGCTTTCGGGTGAAAATACTTTAAGCGAACTCAATGAAATAACGTTAAGGATTGTCCCGGCAGTAATATCGCTGATTTTAATTTTGATGACGTATTTTATTTTTGATAATTATAATAAAAATCTAAAATTTATAATTACGATTTTAATTTCAATCTCTCCTATTTTTGTTTTTTATGGAAGATATTACATACAAGAAACATTGCTTGTTACATTCGCGTATTCTTCGCTTTTAACGTTTTATAAATATTTAACAACGAGAAAATTAACTTGGATAGTTTTAACAAGTGTTTTTTCAGCGCTTGTATTTTGTACAAAAGAAACAAGTATCATTATATATTTTTCCGCAATTTCCGCTACGATTTTAATCTATTTGTTTGACAAAGAAATACGTAAAAGAATATTTTTTGTGAAAAATCATGCTTTAATTTTTTCAATCATTTTTTTCGGAATTTCAATAATCTTTTATTCCTCATTTTTTTCAAATCCGTCAGGCATTTTAGATTCATTAAAGACTTTTACAAATTACTTTAACAAAGCCGGAAGCAGTAACGAACATATTCAACCTTGGTATTATTACTTTGAATTTTTACTTTTCACAAATAATGATTTGATATTTTATACTGAAATACCAATATTCATCTTAGCAATATTTGGTTTTGGCTTTTTATTTTTATCAAAGAAAAATTATTTACTTAAACTTATTGCGCTGTTCTGCATAATACAGGCAATTGTTTATGCTTTAATTCCATATAAAACTCCTTGGCTAGCGCTTAATTTTTGGATAGGATTTTTGTTTATTGCATCGTTCGGAATGGAATCTTTATTGAGAAAATTCGAAAAAACTTTTATAAAGAATTTTTTACTTACTTTATTTGTTTTAATTTTCCTCCATTCTTTTTATCAATCATTAATAATAAATTTTGCCAAGCCGTATCAGCCGGAAAATCCGTTTACTTATTCACAGCCTACACCGGATATAATTTCTGCTTCAGAAAAAATAAATAAAATAGCCGAATTCGATTCTATGAAAAATGAAATTTTCATTAACGTTATTGCAAAGGATAATGATTATTGGCCGCTGCCTTGGTATTTGCGAAAAATAAAAAATATCGCTTGGAATAATGAGGTTAAGAATAATGTTTACGTGTATAATATAATCATCACCTCTCCGGAATTTGAAAACGAAATAACTGAAAAGTTATATTCACTTCCAAAACCCGGACAAGTAAATTTATACGTTCCCCTCTTTGATGATTATGTTGCAATTAGACCAAATGTTGAAATTGTCGGCTACATTCAAAACAGTTTGTATGATAAATATTTACATTCCTCAATGAAAAATTCAGCGGAATAA
- a CDS encoding sugar phosphate isomerase/epimerase, giving the protein MARPITLCTAQWADIPLEVLAKKVKGWGYDGIELACWGDHMDVFKAASDKNYCEKQLDILKKNDLKLFSISNHLAGQLVCDLNNDSRSDGFAPADCAGNAEKKRSWAVEAMKNSAIAAKNLGINVVNGFTGSSIWHMLYSFPPVAPKTIEEGFEYFAKMWNPILDVYDECGVKFALEVHPTEIAFDIVTTQRAIDAVGGRKTFGFNFDPSHLHWQMIDPVVFIYEFADRIYHVHMKDAARQLNGRNGILSSHLDFGHKDRGWDFRSLGHGGVNFEEIIRALNHIGYNGPLSVEWEDSGMEREHGVKEALEFVKKIDFSPSNIKFDAAFDEK; this is encoded by the coding sequence ATGGCAAGACCAATAACTTTATGTACTGCGCAATGGGCAGATATTCCGTTGGAAGTTTTGGCGAAAAAGGTTAAAGGCTGGGGTTACGATGGAATTGAATTGGCGTGTTGGGGTGATCATATGGATGTATTTAAAGCCGCATCCGATAAAAATTACTGCGAAAAACAATTAGATATACTCAAAAAAAATGATTTAAAATTATTCTCCATCAGCAATCATTTAGCAGGCCAATTGGTTTGTGATTTAAACAATGATTCGCGATCGGACGGTTTTGCACCTGCTGATTGCGCAGGCAACGCAGAGAAAAAAAGAAGCTGGGCTGTTGAAGCAATGAAAAATTCGGCAATAGCAGCAAAAAATTTAGGGATTAATGTTGTTAACGGTTTTACGGGATCATCTATTTGGCATATGCTTTATAGTTTTCCTCCGGTAGCTCCCAAAACAATTGAAGAAGGATTTGAGTATTTCGCAAAAATGTGGAATCCAATACTTGATGTTTATGACGAATGCGGAGTAAAATTTGCGTTGGAAGTACATCCAACAGAAATCGCTTTTGATATTGTTACAACACAAAGAGCGATTGATGCTGTAGGCGGCAGAAAAACATTTGGATTTAATTTTGATCCAAGCCATCTTCACTGGCAAATGATTGATCCGGTTGTTTTTATTTATGAATTCGCCGATAGAATTTATCATGTTCATATGAAAGACGCAGCCAGACAATTAAACGGCAGAAATGGAATTTTGTCATCTCATTTGGATTTTGGTCATAAGGACAGAGGCTGGGATTTTAGATCGCTTGGACATGGAGGCGTTAATTTTGAGGAAATTATAAGAGCGTTAAATCATATAGGTTACAACGGACCGCTTTCAGTTGAGTGGGAAGACAGCGGCATGGAACGCGAACATGGAGTTAAAGAAGCTTTAGAATTTGTTAAGAAGATTGATTTCAGTCCTTCCAATATAAAATTCGACGCTGCCTTTGATGAGAAATAA
- a CDS encoding glycosyltransferase, with amino-acid sequence MDISIIIPAYNENKKIAADIFAADNFLKSQNFNGEIILVDDGSKDDTAKIAEACKTNYQLKVIKLKNNLGKGGAVIEGVKQSVGDIILYADSGLTVPFDNSLIGINFIKSNKCEIANGSRKITGAKIIKPQDIDRKIISRIFGIISKLLLKIPKNLTDTQCGFKVYKGDVARKLFPQITTTGFLFEIEIVLLAKKENYKILEFPVIWTCDRDSRISIRKSSKKVVTDFIYLYKKFSAAEII; translated from the coding sequence ATGGATATTTCAATAATTATTCCCGCATATAATGAAAATAAAAAGATTGCCGCGGATATTTTTGCCGCCGATAATTTTTTAAAAAGTCAGAATTTTAATGGCGAAATTATTTTAGTTGACGATGGAAGCAAGGATGATACTGCAAAAATTGCCGAAGCATGTAAAACTAATTATCAACTTAAAGTTATTAAGTTAAAAAATAATTTAGGGAAAGGCGGAGCAGTAATCGAGGGAGTTAAACAATCAGTTGGCGATATTATTTTATATGCTGATTCGGGACTGACAGTTCCTTTTGATAATTCACTTATTGGAATAAATTTTATTAAATCAAATAAATGTGAAATTGCAAATGGATCGCGAAAAATTACCGGTGCAAAGATCATAAAACCTCAGGATATTGATAGAAAAATTATTTCGCGTATATTTGGAATAATATCAAAACTTTTATTAAAAATTCCCAAAAATCTTACGGATACTCAATGCGGATTTAAAGTTTATAAAGGTGATGTCGCAAGAAAATTATTTCCTCAAATAACAACCACAGGATTTTTGTTTGAAATAGAAATTGTTTTGCTAGCTAAAAAAGAGAATTATAAAATTCTGGAATTTCCCGTAATTTGGACTTGTGACAGAGACAGTCGAATTAGTATTAGGAAAAGTTCAAAAAAAGTAGTTACTGATTTTATTTATCTATACAAAAAATTCAGCGCCGCCGAAATTATCTGA